The following coding sequences lie in one Prevotella sp. oral taxon 299 str. F0039 genomic window:
- a CDS encoding phage holin family protein, translating to MFSNDQNIETIAQLVEVLKRYIATKSDLWRIDITEKIVKLFTIMAMFFTLSFILVLVLIYLSFTIAYALSTFIGLSFAFLTVTCVYIVIFLLCILNRRRWIERPLVRILADLLIDK from the coding sequence ATGTTCTCTAACGATCAAAACATAGAAACAATAGCACAACTTGTTGAGGTGCTAAAGCGATATATTGCCACAAAAAGTGATTTATGGCGTATTGACATCACTGAAAAAATAGTGAAATTATTCACTATCATGGCAATGTTCTTTACCCTTTCATTTATCTTAGTGCTTGTTCTTATCTATCTTTCATTCACAATAGCCTATGCACTTTCAACATTTATCGGCTTAAGTTTTGCCTTCTTAACTGTTACTTGTGTGTATATAGTTATATTCCTATTATGTATTCTTAATAGAAGAAGATGGATAGAGCGTCCTTTAGTAAGGATTTTAGCAGATTTATTAATCGACAAATAA
- the def gene encoding peptide deformylase — MILPIYVYGQPVLRKVAQDITPDYPELKELIANMFETMDNADGIGLAAPQIGRSIRLSVIDLDVLSEYYPEYKGFRKAFINPHILEVDEESEMLTSEEGCLSIPGIHENVDRRTRIHVKWMDEEFTEHDEWIEGYLARVMQHEFDHLDGVLFTDRISPLRKQLVKNKLTAMSKGKYRAAYRTKAAQR; from the coding sequence ATGATATTACCCATATATGTTTATGGACAACCAGTGCTAAGAAAAGTTGCCCAAGACATCACTCCTGATTACCCTGAGTTAAAAGAATTGATAGCGAATATGTTTGAAACTATGGATAATGCAGATGGCATTGGTCTTGCAGCTCCACAGATAGGACGTAGCATTCGCTTATCAGTTATCGACTTAGATGTGCTTAGTGAATACTATCCTGAATACAAAGGGTTCCGCAAAGCCTTTATCAATCCACACATTTTAGAGGTAGATGAAGAGAGTGAAATGCTGACTTCGGAAGAGGGTTGCTTGTCTATTCCAGGTATACACGAGAATGTTGACCGACGAACAAGAATACATGTGAAGTGGATGGACGAAGAGTTTACCGAGCACGATGAATGGATTGAGGGTTATCTTGCACGTGTAATGCAACACGAGTTCGACCATCTTGATGGAGTTTTGTTCACAGATAGAATTTCACCTTTACGTAAACAGCTTGTAAAAAACAAGCTTACAGCAATGAGTAAAGGTAAATATCGTGCCGCATATCGCACCAAAGCAGCACAACGATAA
- a CDS encoding YtxH domain-containing protein, translated as MKTLGYLCAFLGGAIAGTTLGLLVAPEKGKDTRSKLTGAVEDFLDKHNIKLTRKQVEDLVDDIKDAAPEELIG; from the coding sequence ATGAAGACATTAGGTTATTTATGTGCTTTCCTTGGCGGAGCCATTGCAGGTACAACACTAGGTTTGTTAGTTGCCCCTGAAAAAGGAAAAGATACTCGCTCTAAACTCACTGGAGCAGTAGAAGACTTTTTAGACAAACACAACATTAAACTTACACGCAAACAAGTAGAAGACTTGGTAGACGACATCAAAGATGCGGCTCCTGAAGAGCTTATAGGATAA
- a CDS encoding HNH endonuclease — MIDFRKTTPIRRTSVPEYKTHNEYKSLLCEDFHQRCGYCGDHEFFRDTYYEVDHFVPQKLLVNISPTEYSNLVYSCRSCNNSKRAKWPTKDENMPNDGKQGFIDPCDASYAEQFERLTDGSIHSITDLGDWMWSALNFGNPAHRVKWRLEEVKILLKELDEVIIDSLEELKNKDELNRLYRKLEEQLRGKPNFS, encoded by the coding sequence ATGATAGATTTCAGAAAAACAACCCCCATTCGTCGGACATCAGTGCCGGAATATAAGACTCATAACGAATACAAGTCATTGTTGTGCGAAGATTTCCATCAACGCTGCGGTTATTGCGGAGATCATGAATTCTTCAGGGACACTTATTACGAAGTTGACCACTTTGTCCCCCAAAAACTCCTTGTAAACATATCTCCTACAGAGTATTCTAATTTAGTTTATTCATGCCGTTCTTGCAATAATTCTAAACGCGCAAAGTGGCCAACGAAGGATGAGAATATGCCGAATGATGGAAAGCAAGGTTTTATAGACCCTTGCGATGCTTCTTATGCAGAGCAATTTGAAAGACTGACAGATGGATCTATTCACTCTATAACTGATCTTGGTGATTGGATGTGGTCTGCACTTAACTTCGGAAATCCTGCTCATCGTGTGAAGTGGAGGTTGGAAGAAGTCAAAATTCTGCTCAAAGAGCTAGATGAAGTGATAATTGATTCGCTAGAGGAACTGAAAAATAAAGACGAACTAAACAGATTATACCGCAAGTTAGAAGAACAGCTTAGGGGGAAACCAAACTTTTCCTAA
- a CDS encoding helix-turn-helix transcriptional regulator, with translation MVARTIIAQYVKEMRKKYKLTQVDLSEKAGVGLRFVQELEQGKTTLRLDKVNKVFELFGSECGLVPMKREGYDV, from the coding sequence ATGGTCGCGAGGACAATCATAGCGCAATACGTAAAGGAGATGCGCAAGAAATATAAACTGACACAAGTAGACCTCTCCGAGAAAGCAGGAGTGGGACTACGTTTCGTGCAAGAATTAGAGCAAGGCAAGACCACCCTACGCCTTGATAAGGTCAATAAAGTCTTCGAACTCTTCGGCTCGGAGTGTGGTCTTGTGCCGATGAAACGAGAAGGTTATGACGTATGA
- the thrS gene encoding threonine--tRNA ligase encodes MVKITFPDGSVREYEAGVTGLQIAESISPALARDVVSCGVNGETTELNMPINSDATIALYKFDDPEGKKTFWHSSAHLLAEALQELYPGIQFGFGPAIENGFFYDVMTKDGVSISENDFPKIEEKMRELAKKNEPIVRKDISKADALKEFSADGQEYKCEHIDLDLEDGTISTYTQGAFTDLCRGPHLMSTGAIKAIKLTSVAGAFWRGDAEKDQMTRIYGITFPKKKMLDEYLLMIEEAKKRDHRKIGKEMELFMFSDRVGKGMPIWLPKGTELRLRLQDMLRKIQKRFGYQEVMCPVLGGKNLYVTSGHYAHYSKDAFRPITTPEEGEEYMLKPMNCPHHCEVFAWKPRSYKDLPLRISEFGNVYRYEKSGELHGLTRVRAFTQDDAHIFCRPEQVKNEFLRVMDIIQAVLKIFDFKNFEAQISLRDPNNKEKYIGSDEAWHEAEQAIIDACKEKGLTAKSELGEAAFYGPKLDFMIKDAIGRRWQLGTIQVDYNLPQRFKLEYTDEDNQKKTPVMIHRAPFGSLERFTAVLIEHTAGHFPLWLTPDQVAILPISEKYNDYAREVARFFDNNGVRATIDDRNEKIGRKIRDNELKRVPYMVIVGEKESAEGLVSMRKQGGGEQATMTQQEFVDRVNGEVAEMLEATNIHPQD; translated from the coding sequence ATGGTTAAAATTACATTCCCAGATGGCTCTGTTCGTGAATACGAAGCAGGTGTAACTGGTCTTCAAATCGCAGAGAGTATATCGCCAGCTCTCGCTCGTGACGTTGTATCTTGCGGGGTTAACGGCGAAACGACCGAATTAAATATGCCTATAAACAGCGATGCTACTATTGCGCTTTATAAGTTTGATGACCCTGAAGGTAAGAAAACATTCTGGCACTCATCGGCGCACTTGTTGGCAGAAGCATTGCAAGAGCTTTATCCTGGTATTCAATTCGGATTCGGTCCTGCTATTGAAAACGGTTTCTTCTATGACGTAATGACAAAAGATGGCGTTTCTATTAGCGAAAACGACTTTCCAAAAATCGAAGAAAAAATGCGTGAATTGGCTAAGAAAAACGAACCTATCGTGCGTAAAGACATATCTAAGGCAGATGCATTAAAAGAGTTCTCTGCTGATGGACAGGAATATAAATGTGAACACATCGACCTAGATTTAGAGGATGGAACAATCTCTACATACACTCAAGGTGCGTTTACCGACTTGTGTAGAGGTCCACACCTTATGTCGACAGGAGCAATTAAAGCCATCAAACTAACAAGTGTTGCAGGTGCTTTCTGGCGTGGTGATGCTGAAAAAGACCAAATGACACGTATTTATGGTATCACTTTCCCAAAGAAAAAGATGCTTGATGAATATCTTTTAATGATTGAAGAAGCTAAGAAAAGAGACCATAGAAAGATTGGAAAAGAGATGGAACTCTTTATGTTCTCAGACAGAGTGGGTAAGGGTATGCCTATTTGGTTGCCTAAAGGAACCGAACTTCGTTTGAGACTTCAAGACATGTTGCGTAAGATTCAAAAACGTTTTGGATATCAAGAGGTGATGTGTCCTGTATTAGGAGGAAAGAACTTGTATGTAACATCAGGACACTATGCACATTATAGTAAGGATGCTTTCCGTCCAATCACAACTCCAGAAGAAGGCGAAGAATATATGCTTAAGCCAATGAACTGCCCTCATCATTGTGAAGTATTCGCATGGAAACCACGTTCTTACAAAGATCTTCCTTTGAGAATATCTGAGTTTGGAAACGTGTATCGTTATGAAAAGAGTGGTGAGTTGCATGGTTTAACACGTGTAAGAGCATTTACTCAAGACGATGCTCACATCTTCTGTCGTCCAGAACAAGTGAAGAACGAGTTCTTAAGAGTTATGGATATTATTCAAGCAGTGCTTAAAATATTCGACTTTAAGAACTTTGAAGCACAAATTTCTCTACGTGATCCTAACAATAAAGAGAAGTATATTGGAAGTGATGAGGCTTGGCATGAAGCAGAACAAGCTATTATTGATGCTTGTAAAGAAAAGGGCTTGACTGCAAAATCAGAGCTCGGAGAAGCTGCTTTCTATGGTCCTAAACTCGACTTTATGATTAAAGACGCTATTGGACGTCGTTGGCAGTTGGGTACAATTCAAGTAGATTACAATCTTCCACAACGTTTCAAGCTAGAATATACCGACGAAGATAATCAAAAGAAGACTCCTGTGATGATTCACCGTGCTCCTTTTGGATCGTTAGAGCGTTTCACTGCAGTATTAATAGAGCACACAGCAGGTCACTTCCCATTATGGTTAACACCAGATCAAGTGGCAATCTTGCCTATATCTGAGAAGTATAACGACTATGCTCGTGAGGTTGCTAGATTCTTTGATAATAACGGAGTGCGTGCAACAATCGACGATAGAAATGAGAAGATCGGTAGAAAGATTCGTGATAACGAGTTGAAACGAGTTCCTTACATGGTGATTGTTGGAGAAAAAGAATCGGCAGAAGGTCTTGTTTCAATGCGTAAGCAAGGTGGTGGAGAGCAAGCTACTATGACTCAACAAGAATTTGTAGACAGAGTAAATGGCGAAGTTGCTGAAATGTTAGAGGCAACAAATATTCACCCACAAGATTAA
- a CDS encoding tetratricopeptide repeat protein yields MAIRKVFFLILLCITTLKTYAQFNINRLITSGEIALHYEDYVPAIQYFNRVIALKPHLYVPWYDRAIAKYYLDDNVGAENDITEAIKLNPYIDGMYDLRAITRIRQAKYKEAIADYNKAISIDNRNKNYWMNRAICLVNDKQYDEALLQTDSISKRWPKVATTYSLKAEIYLNKKDTLKAEKWLDKSIELDAFDASSWLTKAYISLSRRQWKEADKALSKSIHLKPQNATLYVNRALARININNLRGAMDDYDKALELQPDNFLAHYNRGLLRMQLGDDNRAILDFDYVISIEPNNILAIFNRAVLLDKTGDLRKAIKDYTTVINQFPNFWTGLAYRARCYRRLGMTNLAELDEFKIFKAQMNKHLGIQQRWSSAKLKATRKRNEIDLEKYNQLVVEDENTVEREYDSEYRGKVQNKKTDLAFMPMFEISYLPYNNGVKAFTPFVLELERLNSPHENAQRMQLTCNAMALTEKSSKTYFALVDNLSLQIDSTRNERSLLPKLFQRAIAHSVLQNPEAAINDLTTIVQADSLNWLAYWQLAVCQTNLNGFNATKGVDTRLQASKALSFFDKAVDIQPKNAFLLYDRANLYVLLKENKKAIDDYTKAINLEPALAEAYYNRGLLYLQEGNIQDATTSLSKAGELGLYKAYSVLKHSKEKKK; encoded by the coding sequence ATGGCAATACGCAAAGTCTTCTTCCTTATTTTATTGTGTATTACAACCTTAAAAACCTATGCACAATTCAATATTAATCGTCTAATAACAAGTGGAGAGATAGCTCTTCACTACGAAGACTATGTGCCTGCCATTCAATATTTCAACAGAGTTATAGCCCTTAAGCCTCATCTTTACGTTCCATGGTATGATAGAGCCATCGCAAAATACTATCTAGACGATAATGTGGGGGCTGAAAACGACATCACAGAAGCCATCAAATTGAATCCATATATCGATGGAATGTACGACTTAAGAGCGATAACTCGAATTCGACAAGCCAAGTATAAAGAAGCAATTGCCGACTATAATAAAGCCATTTCGATCGACAATAGAAACAAAAACTATTGGATGAATCGTGCAATATGCCTTGTAAACGATAAACAATATGATGAGGCTCTATTACAAACTGATTCTATTTCGAAGCGATGGCCAAAGGTTGCAACCACTTATTCGTTAAAAGCTGAGATCTATCTCAATAAGAAAGACACTCTAAAAGCCGAGAAGTGGCTCGATAAGAGTATTGAACTCGATGCTTTCGACGCTTCTAGTTGGCTTACAAAAGCCTATATCTCGTTATCTAGAAGGCAGTGGAAAGAGGCAGATAAAGCCCTTTCTAAGTCGATACATCTCAAGCCTCAGAATGCCACTTTATATGTTAATCGAGCCCTTGCACGCATCAATATTAATAATCTTCGTGGTGCAATGGACGATTATGATAAGGCACTTGAGTTACAACCCGATAACTTCTTGGCGCATTACAACCGAGGATTGCTTCGCATGCAACTAGGAGATGACAACCGAGCGATACTCGATTTTGATTATGTTATAAGTATAGAACCCAACAATATTCTTGCAATTTTCAACCGAGCAGTACTCTTAGACAAGACTGGAGATTTGAGAAAGGCCATTAAAGACTATACCACTGTAATTAATCAGTTCCCTAATTTCTGGACAGGACTTGCTTATCGTGCTCGTTGTTATCGTAGACTTGGTATGACAAACCTTGCAGAACTCGACGAATTTAAGATTTTCAAGGCTCAGATGAACAAGCATTTGGGAATTCAACAGCGATGGAGTTCAGCGAAACTAAAGGCTACTCGTAAGAGAAATGAAATCGACTTAGAAAAGTATAACCAACTTGTTGTGGAAGACGAGAATACTGTTGAACGAGAATACGATAGTGAATATCGTGGAAAGGTGCAAAACAAGAAGACCGATTTGGCATTTATGCCGATGTTCGAGATATCTTATCTGCCTTATAATAATGGTGTAAAGGCATTCACTCCTTTTGTTCTTGAGTTAGAACGGCTCAATAGTCCTCATGAAAATGCGCAACGAATGCAACTCACCTGCAATGCTATGGCATTAACAGAGAAGAGCTCGAAGACTTATTTTGCATTGGTAGATAACTTGTCTTTACAAATAGATAGCACCCGAAACGAGCGCAGTTTGTTGCCAAAATTGTTCCAAAGAGCCATTGCACACAGCGTTCTTCAAAACCCTGAAGCAGCTATTAATGACCTAACAACCATCGTTCAGGCAGATAGTTTAAATTGGTTAGCTTATTGGCAGTTGGCAGTTTGCCAAACAAACCTTAACGGATTTAATGCCACAAAGGGTGTAGACACACGTTTACAAGCCTCCAAAGCACTATCATTCTTCGATAAAGCGGTGGACATTCAACCTAAAAATGCGTTCTTGTTATACGACAGAGCCAACCTATATGTGTTGCTAAAAGAGAACAAAAAGGCGATAGACGATTATACAAAAGCCATTAATTTAGAGCCAGCTCTTGCCGAAGCCTATTATAATAGAGGTCTACTTTACTTGCAAGAAGGCAACATTCAAGATGCCACAACAAGTTTAAGTAAGGCAGGAGAACTAGGACTTTACAAAGCATATAGCGTGTTGAAACATTCGAAAGAGAAGAAAAAGTAA
- a CDS encoding M48 family metalloprotease, whose product MPITGRKQSLLVSEQQILSLSNQQYKEYMSSAKRSTNVTNTEMVKKVGRRLADAVTSYLNANGMGSEVKNYIWEFNLVQEKSANAFCMPGGKIVVNEGILPLTQTEAGLAVVLGHEIAHAVAKHAMERMSIQIKQQYGAKILGTVLGAVGTTSGVSNIAQLGFGLGSKLSSLHYSRKNESEADYMGLVFAAMAGYNPQVAIDFWKRMAASNNSSTPAFLSSHPSDAKRIADIQKLLPSVMKYYNNKK is encoded by the coding sequence GTGCCTATTACTGGAAGAAAACAAAGTCTATTGGTATCGGAACAACAAATTTTATCGCTTAGCAATCAGCAATATAAAGAATATATGTCTTCAGCTAAGCGTTCAACAAATGTGACTAATACTGAAATGGTTAAAAAAGTGGGTCGACGTTTGGCAGATGCTGTAACTTCTTATCTAAATGCTAATGGTATGGGGAGTGAAGTGAAAAACTATATTTGGGAATTTAATTTAGTGCAAGAGAAAAGTGCTAATGCCTTCTGTATGCCTGGAGGAAAGATTGTTGTGAATGAAGGAATATTGCCATTAACTCAAACAGAAGCTGGATTAGCTGTGGTTTTAGGTCACGAGATAGCTCATGCAGTGGCTAAACATGCAATGGAAAGAATGAGTATACAGATCAAACAACAATATGGAGCTAAGATATTAGGAACAGTTCTAGGTGCAGTTGGAACAACATCGGGCGTTTCTAATATTGCGCAATTAGGATTTGGGTTAGGAAGTAAATTGTCTTCTCTTCATTATTCTCGTAAAAATGAAAGCGAAGCAGATTATATGGGACTCGTTTTTGCAGCTATGGCAGGATATAACCCACAAGTGGCAATAGACTTCTGGAAGCGTATGGCAGCATCAAATAATAGTAGTACACCTGCATTTTTGAGTAGTCACCCTTCTGATGCTAAACGTATTGCAGATATACAAAAACTACTTCCATCCGTGATGAAGTATTATAATAATAAAAAATAA
- a CDS encoding enoyl-ACP reductase, with protein MAYNLLKGKRGIIFGALNDMSIAWKVAERCVEEGATIALSNTEMALRMGEVDELAKKLNAPVIAADATNYEDLENVFTKAQELLGGKIDFVLHSIGMSPNVRKRRTYDDLDYNWLNKTLDISAISFHKMLQAAKKLDAIAEYGSVVALTYVASHRTFFGYNDMADAKSLLESIGRSFGYIYGREKNVRINTISQSPTPTTAGKGIKDIDDMMDFADKMSPLGNASADDCADYCVTLFSDLTRKVTMQTLFHDGGFSNMGMSLRAMNQYSKDLTPFEDENGKVIYG; from the coding sequence ATGGCATACAATTTATTAAAAGGTAAACGTGGAATTATTTTCGGTGCATTGAACGATATGTCAATAGCATGGAAAGTAGCAGAAAGATGCGTAGAAGAAGGAGCAACTATAGCACTAAGTAATACAGAAATGGCACTTAGAATGGGTGAAGTAGACGAGCTTGCTAAGAAACTTAATGCCCCTGTAATTGCTGCTGATGCAACCAACTATGAAGATCTAGAAAACGTATTTACCAAAGCACAAGAACTATTGGGAGGTAAAATCGACTTTGTTTTACACTCTATTGGTATGAGTCCTAACGTTCGTAAACGTAGAACTTATGACGATTTAGATTATAATTGGCTCAACAAAACACTTGATATCTCTGCAATCTCATTTCATAAAATGCTACAAGCAGCTAAAAAACTTGATGCAATTGCAGAATATGGTTCAGTTGTTGCATTAACTTACGTAGCTTCTCATCGTACATTCTTTGGTTATAACGACATGGCAGATGCTAAAAGTTTGTTAGAAAGCATTGGAAGAAGCTTTGGTTATATATATGGTCGTGAGAAAAATGTTCGTATTAATACCATTTCTCAATCGCCAACTCCAACAACAGCAGGTAAAGGTATTAAGGATATTGATGATATGATGGACTTTGCAGATAAGATGTCGCCATTAGGAAACGCATCTGCTGACGATTGTGCAGACTATTGTGTAACTCTATTTAGCGACTTAACACGTAAAGTTACTATGCAAACACTCTTCCATGATGGTGGATTCTCTAACATGGGTATGAGCTTACGTGCAATGAATCAATATAGCAAAGACTTAACTCCATTTGAAGACGAAAACGGAAAAGTGATTTATGGATAA
- a CDS encoding SPOR domain-containing protein — MKKNILFCAGLCAVLALSSCKSSESAYKKAYEKAKAQEQAQNNSSYNNNTPVVTPVVEQPATQTTVVTNTDNVPVRTERVTVVNGAGLKNFSVVVGSFSLKANAEGLLNRLRSSGYDAQLGFNQDRNMYRVISSTFDNKADAVRSRDQFRATYPDAWLLFKQ; from the coding sequence ATGAAGAAGAACATTCTATTTTGCGCTGGATTATGCGCTGTTTTAGCTCTTTCAAGTTGTAAATCAAGTGAAAGCGCATATAAAAAAGCTTACGAAAAGGCAAAAGCGCAAGAGCAAGCTCAAAATAATAGTTCATATAATAACAATACTCCAGTGGTAACACCTGTAGTAGAACAACCTGCAACACAAACAACTGTAGTTACAAATACCGACAATGTTCCTGTAAGAACAGAGCGTGTAACCGTGGTTAATGGTGCTGGTTTAAAGAATTTTAGCGTAGTTGTAGGCTCTTTCTCATTGAAAGCAAATGCAGAAGGCTTGTTAAATAGACTCCGTTCTTCAGGTTATGATGCTCAATTAGGCTTCAATCAAGATCGTAATATGTATCGTGTTATCTCTTCAACATTCGATAATAAAGCTGATGCAGTACGTTCAAGAGACCAATTCCGTGCAACTTATCCAGATGCATGGTTATTGTTTAAGCAATAA
- a CDS encoding class I SAM-dependent DNA methyltransferase has translation MNSQIFTYLKRKRLTDTRTVNRLFVSSFVLLSDLIIKNNYVIKSLLIDKEDEDFDLLQEFVSKIHHFHPAPMTIEDMISLFEFVISPADRIVTGAVYTPKYVRENIIETCLKIPNEHLQHIRVADIACGCGGFLMNVALFLHNNTGRSFYDIYQESVYGIDIQEYSVERTKILLSLLALLHGEDLDFDFNILQANTLNFNTTEWNQDYTHFDVIVGNPPYVCSRNVDATTKEKMLQYEVCLSGHSDLYIPFFQIATEMLNDGGRLGFITMNSFIRSVNGRAVRNYFSRGIHDISILDFRGYQVFQKKSTYTCLFFLTKNQASDTLHYAVNLNGDLSATPEYNNILYNQLDNKKGWRLNDFEAVRQIESIGIPIGEYCHFRHGIATLSNKTYIFKPVAEDDNYYYLESKDKRFPIEKAICRNVVNSNKLNSEVSFESIIEKLIFPYFINEDRATIIEESVMKTTFPYTYAYLSSQRKQLAERDKGKTDKYPTWYAYGRTQSLIMPRYKLFFPKFANKPLHCVLRGDADLLLYNGIAFVSDDLEKLQVLKSILDSNVFWSYLVKNAKPYSTGYYSLSGVDIKNFCIPSVK, from the coding sequence ATGAACTCTCAAATCTTCACATATCTCAAACGAAAACGACTTACAGATACACGGACAGTAAATCGCCTTTTCGTGTCTTCTTTTGTATTGCTTAGTGATTTGATAATTAAGAATAATTATGTCATTAAGAGTTTACTCATAGACAAAGAAGATGAAGATTTTGACTTGTTGCAGGAGTTTGTGTCCAAGATTCATCACTTCCATCCTGCACCGATGACAATAGAAGACATGATTAGCCTTTTCGAATTTGTCATTTCGCCGGCCGATCGCATTGTGACTGGAGCCGTCTATACACCTAAATACGTAAGGGAGAACATCATTGAGACTTGCTTAAAAATACCCAATGAACATTTACAACATATTCGTGTGGCAGATATTGCTTGTGGCTGTGGTGGTTTCTTGATGAATGTTGCATTATTCTTGCACAACAACACAGGGAGGTCATTTTATGATATCTACCAAGAATCTGTATATGGAATTGATATCCAAGAGTATTCTGTGGAAAGAACAAAAATTTTACTTTCACTTTTAGCTTTGCTTCATGGAGAAGATTTGGACTTTGATTTCAATATTCTTCAAGCAAATACATTAAATTTTAACACTACAGAATGGAACCAGGACTACACACATTTTGATGTTATTGTCGGCAATCCACCGTATGTCTGTTCGCGCAATGTAGATGCTACCACAAAGGAAAAGATGTTGCAATATGAAGTTTGCCTGTCAGGACATTCTGATTTGTATATTCCTTTTTTCCAAATAGCAACTGAAATGCTGAATGACGGTGGAAGATTGGGATTCATCACAATGAATAGTTTTATTCGTTCGGTCAATGGCAGAGCTGTGCGGAATTATTTTTCTCGTGGCATTCATGATATTTCAATATTGGATTTTCGTGGCTACCAGGTTTTCCAAAAGAAAAGTACATATACATGTCTTTTCTTCCTCACAAAGAATCAAGCGTCAGATACACTACATTACGCCGTTAATTTGAATGGAGATTTAAGTGCAACGCCAGAATATAATAATATCTTATATAATCAACTTGATAACAAAAAAGGATGGAGACTAAATGATTTTGAAGCAGTACGCCAAATAGAGTCCATAGGAATTCCTATTGGCGAATATTGTCATTTCCGCCACGGTATAGCAACACTCAGCAACAAGACTTACATATTCAAGCCTGTCGCGGAGGATGACAACTATTATTATTTGGAATCTAAAGATAAACGCTTCCCTATAGAAAAGGCAATATGCAGAAATGTCGTCAACTCCAACAAACTCAACTCAGAAGTTTCTTTTGAAAGCATTATCGAGAAACTGATTTTCCCGTACTTCATTAACGAAGATCGAGCCACAATTATTGAGGAGTCAGTCATGAAGACCACTTTCCCTTATACTTATGCTTACCTCTCTTCCCAGCGCAAGCAACTTGCCGAGCGTGACAAAGGCAAGACAGACAAGTATCCCACATGGTATGCATACGGCAGAACTCAGTCGCTCATTATGCCAAGATATAAATTATTCTTCCCGAAGTTCGCAAACAAACCTCTTCATTGTGTTTTGAGAGGCGATGCAGACCTGTTGCTATACAATGGCATTGCATTTGTTAGCGACGACCTTGAAAAACTGCAAGTCCTGAAAAGCATTCTTGATAGTAATGTCTTTTGGAGCTATCTTGTCAAGAATGCAAAACCATACTCAACAGGATATTATTCACTGAGTGGAGTTGATATTAAAAATTTTTGTATTCCCTCTGTGAAATAG
- a CDS encoding SemiSWEET family transporter, with protein sequence MTQEKFFGLLGWVGMVTAVLMYVFYFPQIQQNLAGNKGSFIQPFMAGVNCTLWVAYGLFKKERDLPVAIANFPGVVFGFIAAFTAL encoded by the coding sequence ATGACACAAGAAAAGTTTTTCGGTTTATTAGGTTGGGTCGGAATGGTGACTGCAGTACTTATGTATGTTTTTTACTTTCCACAAATACAGCAAAATCTTGCAGGAAACAAAGGAAGTTTTATTCAACCATTTATGGCTGGTGTTAACTGTACGCTTTGGGTAGCTTATGGTTTGTTCAAAAAAGAACGTGATTTACCTGTTGCTATTGCCAATTTTCCAGGTGTAGTATTTGGCTTTATTGCTGCATTTACGGCTCTATAA
- the ruvX gene encoding Holliday junction resolvase RuvX, producing the protein MSRILAIDYGQKRTGLAVTDTLQLIANGLDTIPTHTLYEFLCAYIEKEPVERIIIGLPRQTNGLPSENMKRIEPFVARWKKHQPNVPIEYYDERFTSVLAHRAMIDGGLKKKARQDKALVDKISATIILQDYLEHRR; encoded by the coding sequence TTGTCACGAATACTCGCAATAGACTATGGTCAGAAACGAACTGGCTTGGCAGTTACCGACACTTTGCAGCTTATTGCTAATGGATTAGATACCATTCCCACGCATACGCTGTATGAGTTTTTATGTGCTTACATCGAAAAAGAGCCTGTTGAAAGAATAATAATAGGTCTTCCTCGACAAACAAACGGTCTTCCTAGCGAAAATATGAAGCGTATTGAGCCCTTTGTTGCACGTTGGAAAAAGCATCAACCCAATGTTCCTATCGAGTATTACGATGAGCGTTTTACCTCAGTATTGGCGCATCGTGCAATGATTGATGGCGGTTTGAAGAAGAAAGCAAGGCAAGATAAAGCTCTTGTAGATAAGATTAGTGCAACAATTATATTGCAAGACTATCTAGAACACCGCCGATAA